The Sphingopyxis fribergensis DNA segment GGTGCAATTGAGCGGCGATGAATTGAAGCTCGTCTGGCCGCAACCGGGCAGCGATGTCGCGCGGCTTGCGGGGCTCGATTTCGCGCATCTGCTCGTCCAGCCGCTCGACGATCCACATGCCGCCGCCAATGTCCAGGCGTGCATCGATCTGGTGATGGATGATCCGCGCTGGCGCCTGTCGCTGCAGACGCACAAGAATCTGGGATTGCGTTAAGGGCCTATTCGCCCTTTTTCGCGGCGGAATCGGCAGTGATCGACCGTTTCGCGACCGGCATATCAACCGCTTCGGGATTGTCGTCGGCTTCGCTTTCGGGGGCAGCCTCGTCGGTGCTGTCCGCCTGGTCGGTCTTCGCCGCATCCTTCTTGGTGCCGTCGTCGGGGACGCTGTTGTCGACCGCCGTGCCGTCGCTGACCGCATCGTCGAGGATGATCATCGAATCGCTGACCGATCCTGGCTGGACCTCAACCGCGTCGAGCTTGGTCGTCGATTTGCCGGCGGTATCGCCGCCGCCACAGGCAGCAAGGGCGAGCAGGGAGAGCGATGCGAGAAGGGTGCGGGTCATGCGGCGTTCCTAATCGCTTGGCGAAAGCTTGTCGAGAAAGGCCGGAAGCATCTGAACAAGTGCCGCATCGACATCGGCGAAGGATGCCGTTTTGCCGAGCGCTGCGAGGCTCGTGACCGGAAACTCGGCGATCCCGCACGGCACGATGCCGCCGAAATGCGCGAGGTCAGGGGCGACGTTCAGCGAAAAGCCGTGCATCGTCACCCAGCGCTTCACGCGCACGCCGATGGCGCCGATCTTGGCTTCGCGGCCGCCCAAGTCGTCGGTCCAGATACCGATGCGTCCTTCGGCCCGGCGCGCCTCGACGCCGAGCAGCGCGAGGGCATCGATCACCCAGCCTTCGAGCGCAGAGA contains these protein-coding regions:
- the lipB gene encoding lipoyl(octanoyl) transferase LipB; this encodes MSFPAPPEWVISPGLTDYDKASADMDARAAAIHAGDADERIWLIEHPPLYTAGTSADPAELLNPQFPVYDAGRGGRYTYHGPGQRVGYVQLDLTQRGRDVRAYVSALEGWVIDALALLGVEARRAEGRIGIWTDDLGGREAKIGAIGVRVKRWVTMHGFSLNVAPDLAHFGGIVPCGIAEFPVTSLAALGKTASFADVDAALVQMLPAFLDKLSPSD